In Rutidosis leptorrhynchoides isolate AG116_Rl617_1_P2 chromosome 2, CSIRO_AGI_Rlap_v1, whole genome shotgun sequence, one genomic interval encodes:
- the LOC139892838 gene encoding uncharacterized protein: MVVNMMKWRPWPPLSSKQFQAKIIVHSLHGLPELTTSSPISGGDDYSKLRVEVKWKGCDKSSNLIKLKRHSLKTEISKEGSMNDDGVVEWNEEFVGVCDLVRFRDGGFHNWEVAFKVFDGLNQGPKKWDHAVATGSLNLAEFLSAGQEMTPICIHLSVPSSTECSPMLSVSLSLQELKTTHNISELARRSVTPVNEDEPSGLKAGLKNVKIFKIISAHRAKRACRDEDGSGKSSVRSDGADYPFDTDSLEGTDLEEVDYADSNIKKSLSYGTLTSYFNSSSSEDGDRIYYQSHGTKNADDLNLSAVVRSERPVSKRSIFRWRKRKLSFRSPKAKGEPLLKRDVREEGGDDIDFDRRMLTSSDESSYGWHRSEEGSTTSRSSTSEFGDDNFVVGKWGNKEVISRDGHMTIQTQIFFASIDQRSEKASGESACTSLVATIAEWFHKNRHLMPIKSELDTLIREGSLEWRNLCENEVYRKRFPDKHFDLETVLQAEARISVVPDKSFIGFFQPDGQEGKVFDFLNGAMSFDSIWDEISQIGSNHSNNLHPLVYIVSWNDHFFILKVEKDAYFIIDTLGERLHEGCNQAFILKFDQDTTIRRKSTEQVDANSLSKSTKEEFVVSKGKESCKEYIKSFLAAIPLRELQADVKKGLLAASSPLVHHRLQIEFHYTKCL, translated from the exons ATGGTGGTTAACATGATGAAGTGGAGGCCATGGCCCCCACTTTCATCAAAACAGTTTCAAGCCAAGATCATTGTTCACTCTCTTCACGGCTTGCCGGAGTTAACCACCAGCTCCCCCATCTCCGGCGGTGATGATTATTCGAAACTGCGCGTTGAAGTTAAGTGGAAAGGATGTGATAAATCGAGTAATCTGATTAAATTAAAACGACACAGTTTGAAGACGGAGATTTCGAAAGAAGGATCAATGAATGATGATGGTGTTGTTGAATGGAATGAAGAATTTGTTGGTGTTTGTGATTTGGTTAGGTTTAGAGATGGGGGGTTTCATAACTGGGAGGTTGCATTCAAGGTGTTTGAT GGCTTAAACCAAGGACCAAAAAAATGGGATCATGCTGTTGCAACTGGATCATTGAACCTTGCTGAATTCTTGTCTGCTGGGCAAGAAATGACCCCAATTTGCATTCATCTTTCGGTGCCTAGTAGTACGGAGTGTAGTCCTATGCTCTCT GTATCACTCAGCCTTCAAGAATTGAAGACTACTCACAACATTAGCGAACTAGCACGAAGATCGGTTACGCCTGTTAACGAAGATGAGCCCTCGGGTCTTAAAGCTGGTTTAAAAAATGTCAAAATCTTTAAAATAATTTCCGCTCACCGGGCCAAAAGAGCATGTCGGGATGAAGATGGCAGTGGGAAAAGTTCAGTCAGATCCGACGGTGCAGATTATCCATTTGATACAGATTCGCTTGAAGGAACCGATTTGGAAGAAGTAGATTATGCTGATTCTAATATTAAAAAGTCCCTCAGTTATGGAACTTTAACTTCTTATTTTAACTCGAGTAGTAGTGAAGATGGGGATAGGATATATTACCAAAGTCACGGCACAAAAAACGCAGATGATTTGAATTTATCTGCAGTTGTCCGGTCAGAAAGGCCAGTTTCGAAACGCAGCATCTTTAGATGGAGGAAAAGGAAATTGAGTTTTAGATCTCCAAAAGCCAAAGGAGAGCCTCTTCTTAAAAGGGATGTACGAGAGGAAGGTGGTGATGATATTGACTTTGACCGTCGAATGCTGACATCATCAGATGAATCCTCATACGGG TGGCACAGAAGTGAGGAAGGCTCAACCACAAGTAGATCTTCAACCTCTGAATTCGGAGACGATAATTTTGTTGTCGGTAAATGGGGCAACAAGGAAGTTATAAGTAGGGACGGGCACATGACGATTCAAACCCAAATTTTCTTTGCTTCCATTGATCAAAGAAGCGAAAAAGCATCTGGAGAAAGTGCATGCACATCATTAGTTGCCACCATAGCCGAATGGTTCCATAAAAACCGCCATCTAATGCCCATTAAATCCGAGCTCGATACCTTAATCCGAGAAGGATCATTAGAGTGGAGAAACCTCTGTGAAAACGAAGTTTATCGAAAACGATTTCCCGATAAACACTTTGACCTCGAAACCGTCCTTCAAGCTGAGGCTCGTATTTCTGTAGTACCTGACAAGTCCTTCATTGGATTCTTTCAACCCGATGGGCAGGAAGGTAAAGTCTTCGACTTTCTTAATGGTGCTATGTCGTTTGACTCCATATGGGATGAGATAAGTCAAATCGGGTCAAACCACAGTAACAACCTACACCCGTTGGTCTACATTGTTAGCTGGAATGACCATTTCTTCATTTTGAAAGTTGAAAAAGATGCGTACTTTATAATCGATACATTGGGAGAAAGGTTACATGAGGGTTGTAATCAAGCATTCAtcttgaagtttgaccaagatacTACAATTCGACGGAAGTCAACTGAACAAGTTGATGCGAATTCATTGAGTAAAAGCACGAAGGAAGAGTTTGTGGTGTCAAAAGGTAAAGAATCGTGTAAAGAGTATATTAAGAGCTTTTTAGCTGCGATTCCGTTAAGAGAATTGCAGGCCGATGTCAAGAAAGGCTTGTTGGCAGCATCAAGCCCTCTCGTTCATCATCGACTACAAATCGAATTTCACTACACCAAGTGTTTATAG